In Papaver somniferum cultivar HN1 unplaced genomic scaffold, ASM357369v1 unplaced-scaffold_114, whole genome shotgun sequence, a genomic segment contains:
- the LOC113328877 gene encoding protein ENHANCED PSEUDOMONAS SUSCEPTIBILTY 1-like — translation MDDDVRYISTTTILPVTNNHKNDDLKIHIGPWDLKSLLLPYMQRGLLFAHPTENKQEEIITQLKRSLASTLDHFYPLAGRLAVKVHDDDNTVSFYIDCNSAGAEFIHASANITVADIMDSIHVPAILKNSFFTLNDAVNYDGRSKPLLSVQVTELLDGLFIGCSINHTVCDGKSFWHFFNSWCEISRQGSSPEDHHISRPPIFDRLCLMNDIEKDLPIRFPLSTVESWEGYKYDPPPLFERVFIFTRENIAILKEKANSKTAKDDGNANVTISSLQAVLAHVWVAVIRARCLDPNEETRYRLAIGTTGRLDPPPPESFFGNSAVSGDATVKVHELLEVGGFELGALLLNKLVTSFDGAAIRSHWKGWVEKPTVKKMSNLSASQYTLVTGGSPRFDMYGNNFGWGTPIAVRSGIVNKRDGKITSTPGPIPDSIGIEACLSAKTLKALENDAEFMAAVATL, via the coding sequence ATGGATGATGACGTTCGATACATTTCCACCACCACAATCCTACCGGTAACTAAcaatcataaaaatgatgatctgAAAATCCATATAGGTCCCTGGGATCTAAAATCCCTACTACTCCCATATATGCAAAGAGGTCTGCTTTTTGCTCATCCAACGGAAAACAAACAAGAAGAAATCATCACTCAGCTTAAAAGGTCTTTAGCCTCTACACTCGACCACTTTTACCCTCTTGCAGGTCGACTTGCCGTCAAAGTACATGATGATGATAACACCGTCTCTTTCTATATAGACTGCAATTCAGCTGGTGCAGAATTCATCCATGCCTCAGCAAATATAACAGTAGCTGATATTATGGATTCGATCCACGTACCCGCCATATTGAAAAACTCATTCTTCACCCTCAATGATGCTGTGAACTACGATGGTCGATCCAAACCGTTGCTTTCAGTACAGGTAACCGAACTTCTCGATGGTTTGTTTATCGGATGCAGTATAAATCATACTGTTTGTGATGGAAAATCATTTTGGCATTTCTTTAACTCGTGGTGTGAGATCTCCAGACAAGGCTCATCACCGGAAGATCATCACATCTCACGTCCCCCTATTTTTGATCGTTTGTGTCTTATGAATGATATAGAAAAGGATCTACCCATTCGATTCCCTTTATCTACAGTTGAGTCTTGGGAAGGATACAAGTATGATCCACCTCCCCTTTTTGAAAGAGTCTTTATCTTCACTAGAGAAAACATCGCAATACTAAAAGAAAAGGCCAACTCAAAGACGGCAAAAGATGATGGTAATGCAAATGTTACAATCTCCTCATTACAAGCGGTTTTGGCTCACGTTTGGGTTGCGGTAATACGAGCAAGGTGTTTAGATCCAAATGAAGAGACTAGGTATCGCTTAGCGATAGGAACTACAGGCAGATTAGATCCACCTCCACCTGAATCCTTCTTTGGAAACTCGGCTGTGTCTGGCGATGCAACTGTTAAGGTGCATGAACTACTAGAAGTTGGTGGGTTTGAGTTGGGAGCTTTACTATTGAACAAGTTGGTCACATCGTTTGACGGTGCAGCAATTCGAAGTCATTGGAAGGGATGGGTTGAGAAACCTACAGTGAAAAAGATGTCAAACTTATCGGCATCGCAGTATACATTGGTAACTGGGGGTTCTCCAAGATTTGATATGTACGGGAACAATTTCGGTTGGGGTACACCCATTGCGGTGAGAAGTGGTATTGTTAACAAACGTGATGGGAAGATTACATCAACTCCTGGACCTATTCCTGATAGTATTGGAATTGAAGCTTGTCTTTCTGCTAAGACATTGAAGGCTCTAGAGAATGATGCCGAGTTCATGGCAGCTGTTGCAACTTTGTGA